In Candidatus Nomurabacteria bacterium, a genomic segment contains:
- a CDS encoding ABC transporter permease, which translates to MGPLKRGIRNTFRNLLRTFSVMLILGISLGLVLVMLSARSAVDQRITEVKERIGNTVTINSAGARGFLGGGEPLTQEQIDAVATISHVSSVDATIDAQLIPDTDTTLQSPIEAGTLGNRQGRAFRVEGGAAGQSANDSTNEPPVNFTPPIFAIGTSNPRYAGELVGANVTLSEGEYFDGSSSDYVAILGKNVAEKNSLSVGSTFTAFATTITVSGIYDAGNEFSNNSVLFPMHTLQLLSGQDGQINSAVAHIDSADNIASASDAISQQLGSAADITSSEETVTQAIEPLENIQTIATTSLIGALLAATVITLLTMIMIVRERRKEIAVLKAIGGSDASIVSQFVSEAVMLSLLGGVIGTVLGFIFSNPILDSLLRSSSSEPSFTSSGPGGGFARVAVGGFRALGNTIQDLQAVLDFRLIAYGFLAAILIAIIGSAFPAWLIGKVRPAEVLRGE; encoded by the coding sequence ATGGGACCTCTCAAACGCGGTATACGTAACACCTTCAGAAATCTCCTTCGCACTTTCTCGGTCATGCTCATTCTCGGTATCAGCCTTGGTCTCGTATTGGTGATGTTATCAGCTCGCTCTGCTGTTGATCAGCGCATCACCGAGGTAAAAGAACGCATTGGGAATACCGTTACCATTAACTCCGCCGGCGCGCGGGGATTTTTAGGTGGAGGCGAGCCCCTTACTCAGGAGCAAATAGATGCTGTAGCGACAATCTCTCACGTCAGCTCGGTTGATGCTACGATTGATGCACAACTCATCCCTGATACTGATACTACCCTACAATCTCCCATCGAGGCAGGGACTCTAGGTAATCGCCAAGGTCGGGCTTTTCGGGTCGAGGGTGGTGCTGCCGGACAAAGTGCAAACGACAGCACTAATGAGCCACCAGTAAACTTTACTCCGCCAATCTTCGCAATTGGTACTTCAAATCCTCGTTATGCGGGTGAGCTTGTTGGTGCCAATGTCACTTTAAGCGAAGGCGAATACTTTGATGGATCCTCAAGTGATTATGTGGCTATTCTTGGAAAAAATGTGGCGGAAAAAAATAGTCTCAGTGTTGGATCGACATTTACCGCCTTTGCTACAACGATTACCGTGAGTGGAATTTACGATGCTGGAAATGAATTCTCCAATAACTCTGTGCTCTTTCCAATGCATACCCTGCAGCTACTCTCTGGGCAGGATGGTCAAATCAACTCAGCAGTAGCTCACATCGACTCAGCCGATAATATTGCCTCGGCCAGTGATGCGATTAGCCAACAATTAGGCAGCGCAGCAGATATCACCTCATCCGAGGAAACAGTCACGCAGGCAATCGAACCCTTAGAAAATATTCAAACCATTGCCACAACGAGTTTAATAGGCGCCCTCCTCGCAGCCACCGTGATCACCCTCCTCACCATGATTATGATAGTACGAGAGCGCCGTAAAGAAATAGCTGTACTGAAGGCTATTGGCGGCAGCGATGCGAGCATTGTGAGTCAGTTTGTGAGTGAGGCCGTTATGCTCTCTCTGCTTGGAGGTGTCATTGGTACTGTACTCGGCTTCATTTTTAGCAACCCGATTCTCGATTCACTCCTACGATCCTCTAGCTCTGAACCCAGCTTCACCAGTTCTGGGCCAGGCGGTGGATTTGCTCGCGTAGCCGTAGGAGGATTTCGGGCACTAGGGAACACAATTCAGGACCTGCAGGCGGTGTTAGATTTCCGTCTTATTGCCTACGGTTTCCTAGCAGCTATTCTTATCGCCATAATCGGATCTGCTTTCCCAGCCTGGCTGATTGGCAAAGTTCGTCCAGCTGAAGTACTCCGAGGAGAATAA
- a CDS encoding cytochrome b5 domain-containing protein, producing the protein MQKKIVIGLIVIAIIIIGGILFSRGTNQVNQNTSTTGTNTSTGSNANTTTTSGNALITLTQSELAQHNSSRDCWLLIDGNIYVATSYLPQHPGGSREITPYCGKDASTAFATQGGRGQHSNLADAQLNALLLGSLGSEVTQAKVNALN; encoded by the coding sequence ATGCAGAAAAAAATAGTCATCGGACTCATTGTTATCGCAATCATCATTATTGGCGGCATCCTATTTTCACGCGGGACCAACCAAGTAAATCAAAATACTTCTACGACTGGCACGAACACAAGCACTGGATCAAACGCTAATACCACAACAACATCGGGAAACGCTTTAATTACTCTTACGCAAAGCGAGCTCGCCCAACACAACAGCTCACGGGACTGTTGGTTACTCATCGATGGAAATATCTATGTTGCTACAAGCTATCTGCCACAGCATCCAGGTGGATCAAGGGAGATCACACCCTACTGCGGTAAGGATGCGAGCACGGCTTTTGCGACACAAGGCGGTCGAGGTCAACATTCCAACCTGGCTGACGCGCAACTCAATGCGCTCTTGCTTGGATCGCTTGGAAGTGAAGTGACTCAAGCGAAGGTAAACGCCCTCAACTAA
- the secG gene encoding preprotein translocase subunit SecG: MIFWIKIGIMIVAALMTVAILLQQRGSGMGSAFGADVSVYATKRGLEKILFIATIVLAIVFLALALLLLILN, from the coding sequence ATGATATTCTGGATCAAAATCGGTATTATGATTGTGGCAGCGTTAATGACTGTCGCTATCTTGTTACAACAACGTGGTTCAGGCATGGGCAGCGCTTTTGGAGCTGACGTCAGTGTCTACGCTACCAAGCGTGGACTTGAAAAAATCCTCTTCATTGCTACCATTGTTTTGGCGATCGTTTTCTTAGCCCTCGCTCTCCTTTTGCTAATCCTGAACTAA
- a CDS encoding glycosyltransferase family 4 protein → MTKRIRIAMIGQKGIPTRYGGVERHVEELSADLVQRGFVVTAYTRPYYTPQHRRWHRGVQLVSLPTVHTKHFDAITHTFFASLHAIWKGHDVIHYHGVGPSLMSWLPRLLRPSTRVVTTFHCIDRHHEKWGLLARLMLQAGEWTATHFAHTTIAVSKTIQTYIAEEYGRDSLYIPNGVSRSPRYSLRSVLRRFNLQRDAYFLAVTRLVQHKGVLELIRAYRASGSRLPLVIVGGSAATDRYVQQLHAEAADLPQVKFLGYQSPRTVQSLFQGARAFVHASRAEGLPIVVLEAMEAGVPIIASDIPEHRELLRPEIGGEYGRLFPVNDIDALALQLKEIGRQSKQRLQVAGAAQRFVRRALQWKSVSAKTAELYDEQLEPKKQSVRVEDYSLA, encoded by the coding sequence ATGACGAAGCGCATTCGCATCGCCATGATTGGCCAAAAAGGAATACCGACACGCTATGGAGGTGTCGAGCGACACGTTGAAGAACTCAGCGCTGACTTAGTGCAGCGCGGTTTTGTTGTGACTGCCTATACTCGTCCTTATTACACTCCACAGCATCGACGCTGGCATCGAGGCGTACAGCTGGTGAGTCTGCCTACTGTGCACACTAAACACTTTGATGCGATTACACATACCTTCTTCGCCAGCCTGCACGCAATCTGGAAGGGTCACGATGTTATTCACTATCACGGGGTGGGACCTTCCCTCATGAGTTGGTTACCTCGTCTCTTACGGCCTTCTACTCGAGTGGTCACTACTTTTCACTGCATTGATCGACATCATGAGAAGTGGGGTCTCTTAGCTCGATTGATGCTACAAGCGGGCGAGTGGACAGCCACGCATTTTGCGCATACCACTATTGCTGTATCAAAAACTATCCAGACATACATTGCAGAAGAGTATGGTCGCGACTCCTTATATATACCGAATGGTGTGTCACGCAGTCCGCGTTATAGTCTGCGTTCTGTCTTACGACGCTTTAACCTACAGCGGGACGCATACTTCTTGGCGGTTACTCGCTTAGTCCAGCACAAAGGAGTGCTAGAGCTGATCCGTGCCTACCGCGCTTCTGGATCACGCTTACCATTGGTGATTGTGGGTGGGAGTGCTGCCACTGACCGTTATGTGCAGCAACTGCATGCCGAGGCAGCTGATTTACCTCAGGTAAAATTTCTTGGCTACCAATCACCCCGAACCGTACAATCTCTTTTTCAAGGAGCTCGGGCTTTTGTGCACGCTTCACGAGCAGAGGGTTTACCAATCGTAGTGCTTGAAGCTATGGAAGCAGGCGTGCCAATTATCGCTAGTGATATTCCAGAGCATCGTGAACTATTACGTCCCGAAATCGGTGGTGAGTACGGCCGACTTTTCCCAGTCAACGATATTGATGCGCTAGCCCTCCAATTAAAAGAGATCGGTCGTCAATCAAAGCAGCGACTCCAGGTAGCCGGTGCTGCGCAGCGTTTTGTCCGACGTGCCTTACAGTGGAAAAGCGTCAGTGCGAAGACAGCCGAGCTCTATGATGAGCAACTGGAGCCTAAGAAGCAGAGTGTTCGGGTAGAGGATTATTCCCTTGCCTAA
- the rpsO gene encoding 30S ribosomal protein S15, with translation MPLDKKTKDSIIKKYKTHESDTGSSEVQIAILTEEIKDLTGHLQDHKKDFSSRRGLLRKIGQRRRLLKFLEKESLERYEALVKKLKLKK, from the coding sequence ATGCCTCTGGATAAGAAAACCAAAGACAGTATTATCAAAAAATATAAAACACACGAATCGGATACAGGATCCTCTGAAGTGCAGATTGCCATCCTGACCGAGGAGATTAAAGACTTAACAGGACACCTTCAAGATCACAAGAAGGATTTTTCGTCACGCCGAGGTTTGCTGCGCAAGATTGGCCAGCGACGTCGCTTGCTAAAATTCTTGGAAAAAGAAAGCCTCGAACGCTACGAAGCTCTTGTGAAAAAGTTGAAGTTAAAGAAATAG
- a CDS encoding NYN domain-containing protein: MIQHKDQRVGVFVDVQNMYYSARYLYGKHVNFGKVLEAAIAGRRLIRAMAYVIQTQTQEEQPFFDALSKQGFEVRSKDLQIFSGGQKKGDWDVGLAVDTIRMASKLDVVVIVSGDGDYLPLVDFLQNHGLLVEAVAFGGSSSMKLKERVDQFTDLSEEPDKYLISPKGKTRLPWVEQSLPRGNGNNGHEGKHQGHEHRPQQKQGGRRLNIPFIRNRNGGK, translated from the coding sequence ATGATTCAACATAAAGACCAACGCGTTGGCGTCTTTGTTGACGTCCAAAATATGTATTATTCAGCGCGCTACCTATACGGGAAGCACGTGAACTTTGGCAAAGTGCTCGAAGCAGCCATTGCTGGGCGTCGTTTAATTCGAGCCATGGCTTACGTTATTCAAACCCAGACACAGGAAGAGCAACCATTCTTTGATGCACTCTCTAAGCAGGGTTTCGAAGTACGTTCAAAAGACCTACAAATTTTTTCCGGCGGTCAGAAAAAGGGCGACTGGGATGTAGGTTTAGCAGTTGATACTATCCGCATGGCATCAAAGCTCGATGTAGTAGTTATCGTATCGGGCGATGGTGATTATCTGCCACTGGTAGACTTTTTACAGAACCATGGATTACTCGTTGAGGCGGTTGCCTTTGGTGGATCCAGCTCAATGAAATTGAAAGAGCGAGTTGACCAGTTCACTGATTTGTCAGAAGAGCCAGATAAATATCTGATTAGTCCAAAAGGAAAAACCCGTTTGCCATGGGTTGAGCAATCTTTACCTCGAGGCAATGGCAACAATGGACACGAAGGAAAACATCAAGGACATGAACATCGCCCTCAACAAAAGCAGGGAGGACGTCGTTTGAATATTCCATTTATCCGAAATCGAAATGGCGGAAAATAG
- a CDS encoding polyribonucleotide nucleotidyltransferase, whose translation MKTYTQEIGGRTMTISTGKFAGQASGSCTVRYGDTVVLATAVMSSQVRDGIDYFPLMVDYEERLYAAGKIKGSRFIKREGRPTDEAVLTARLIDRSVRPLFDMAVRNDVQVVVTVLSVDQENDPDVPSMIAASTALAISPIPWNGPIGGIRVGRVEGEWVINPSYEAREKSDLDLFVSGTREKVVMIEAGANQVSEDDMLAAITFAQKHMNETLGLIEQVVKEEGKTKIMPDTAIESEEDKQRREMVEQKVRSFISDRLKAIWKLKTEEEREEELTKLKLELDEFLKADNDVSKEERVAGLKVLEEEMDNASSRLVLEEGRRVDGRALDELRPISSEVSLLPRTHGSGLFARGETQVMSIVTLGSPGDELVLDTMEESGKRRYMHHYNFPAFSVGEVAPLRGPGRREIGHGALAEKALIPVLPDKEDFPYTIRVVSEVLSSNGSTSQASACGSSLALMDAGVPIKAPVAGIAMGLIMNEDTGEYKVLTDIQGIEDHAGGMDFKVAGTTSGITAIQLDIKVSGLSLEICKEALAGARKARMQILETMLAAIPSPRTELSPFAPRIYTLRIDPEQIREVIGRGGETINAIIEECGGRDITKIDIEEDGLVMITSTKSEMGEKALNWIKNMTREVQVGEIFDGKVTQIMSDRMSGQEIGAIVELLPGKDGMVHISEFSNERIARVSDVVQVGQDLKVKVVSVDKERGRIGLSVKALTEAPGERENRPPHHSRPHGQGHRGQGRFNNDNRRPFHRRDHN comes from the coding sequence ATGAAGACATATACACAAGAAATCGGGGGACGAACAATGACCATTAGTACCGGTAAGTTTGCCGGTCAGGCTAGCGGCTCATGTACCGTACGTTATGGTGACACGGTTGTGCTCGCCACCGCGGTGATGAGTTCACAAGTCCGTGATGGGATTGATTATTTCCCATTGATGGTCGATTACGAGGAGCGTCTCTACGCTGCTGGTAAAATTAAAGGCTCTCGCTTCATTAAGCGAGAAGGTCGACCTACAGACGAAGCAGTTCTTACCGCTCGTTTGATTGACCGATCGGTCCGACCGCTCTTCGATATGGCAGTTCGCAATGACGTCCAAGTTGTTGTGACCGTGCTTTCGGTTGATCAAGAGAACGATCCTGACGTACCGTCCATGATCGCCGCCTCAACTGCCTTAGCTATTTCACCAATTCCGTGGAATGGTCCGATTGGCGGCATTCGCGTCGGTCGTGTTGAGGGTGAATGGGTGATTAACCCAAGCTACGAAGCGCGAGAAAAGAGCGATCTCGACCTCTTTGTTTCTGGTACCCGCGAAAAGGTAGTTATGATTGAGGCCGGCGCCAATCAAGTATCAGAAGATGACATGCTTGCGGCGATTACCTTTGCCCAGAAGCACATGAATGAAACCCTGGGCTTGATCGAGCAGGTCGTGAAGGAAGAGGGTAAGACCAAGATCATGCCTGATACTGCTATAGAGAGTGAAGAAGACAAGCAGCGACGAGAAATGGTTGAACAAAAGGTTCGCTCCTTTATCTCCGATCGCCTGAAAGCTATTTGGAAGTTAAAGACGGAAGAAGAGCGTGAAGAAGAGCTAACCAAGTTGAAACTGGAACTCGATGAATTCTTGAAAGCTGATAATGATGTATCAAAGGAAGAGCGAGTTGCTGGTCTAAAAGTGCTCGAAGAAGAAATGGATAATGCATCTTCTCGCCTAGTACTTGAAGAAGGTCGTCGGGTTGATGGACGTGCTCTCGATGAATTACGTCCAATCTCCAGCGAAGTAAGTCTCTTACCTCGCACCCATGGCTCAGGACTCTTTGCTCGCGGTGAAACGCAGGTAATGTCTATTGTTACCCTAGGTTCTCCAGGAGATGAATTAGTCCTCGACACGATGGAGGAGAGCGGTAAGCGACGCTATATGCACCACTACAACTTCCCGGCCTTTTCGGTTGGTGAAGTAGCCCCTCTGCGCGGTCCAGGCCGTCGAGAGATTGGACATGGTGCTTTAGCTGAAAAAGCGCTTATCCCGGTGCTTCCAGATAAAGAAGACTTCCCATACACCATTCGCGTGGTGTCAGAAGTGCTTTCCTCAAACGGATCAACTTCCCAGGCCTCAGCTTGCGGATCCAGCTTAGCGTTGATGGATGCCGGTGTGCCGATTAAAGCCCCGGTCGCTGGTATTGCCATGGGTCTCATCATGAATGAGGACACTGGTGAGTATAAAGTGTTGACCGATATTCAGGGCATTGAAGACCATGCCGGTGGTATGGACTTCAAAGTAGCTGGTACGACTAGTGGTATTACCGCTATTCAGCTGGACATTAAAGTATCAGGCTTGAGTTTAGAAATCTGTAAGGAAGCTTTAGCTGGTGCTCGTAAAGCACGAATGCAGATTTTGGAAACCATGTTGGCAGCTATTCCATCACCACGCACTGAGTTGTCACCATTTGCTCCTCGCATTTACACCTTGCGCATTGACCCCGAGCAGATTCGCGAAGTCATTGGCCGAGGCGGTGAGACTATCAATGCCATCATTGAAGAATGCGGTGGTCGTGACATTACCAAGATTGATATTGAAGAAGATGGTCTGGTCATGATTACATCCACCAAATCTGAAATGGGTGAGAAGGCACTCAACTGGATTAAGAACATGACACGTGAAGTTCAGGTCGGTGAAATCTTTGACGGTAAAGTCACTCAGATTATGTCTGATCGCATGAGCGGACAAGAAATCGGCGCTATCGTCGAGCTCCTTCCAGGTAAAGATGGAATGGTGCACATCTCTGAATTCTCTAATGAGCGAATTGCACGTGTCAGTGATGTCGTGCAGGTCGGTCAAGATCTGAAAGTGAAAGTGGTTTCGGTTGATAAGGAGCGAGGTCGCATCGGCTTGTCAGTGAAGGCATTGACCGAAGCGCCAGGTGAACGAGAAAACCGTCCACCACATCACAGCCGTCCACATGGTCAGGGTCATCGTGGTCAGGGTCGCTTCAATAACGACAACCGTCGACCCTTCCATCGTCGCGATCACAACTAG
- a CDS encoding (d)CMP kinase: MIISISGKPGSGKSSVAKAIAQELGIERYYMGKLWREKSRAKGLTLLEGEIQGESDKTIDNEIDEYQRELGQTKDNFVIEGRTSFYFIPHSFKIYLDVDLSEGAKRIWSDVQKNPHERNEDRDLDSLEKVEQSNARRIKSYALRYKKFYGIENIDDPKHYDYYLDTTGLSFAEVKEAVFQAIRQASGDKS; encoded by the coding sequence ATGATAATCTCGATCTCAGGAAAGCCAGGCTCTGGGAAAAGCTCAGTTGCAAAGGCGATTGCTCAGGAGCTTGGCATCGAGCGATACTACATGGGAAAACTTTGGCGCGAGAAATCTCGCGCCAAAGGCTTGACCCTACTCGAGGGAGAGATTCAGGGTGAGTCTGATAAAACTATTGATAATGAGATTGATGAGTATCAGCGAGAACTTGGTCAGACCAAAGATAATTTTGTGATTGAGGGGAGGACCTCGTTTTATTTTATTCCACACTCGTTTAAAATTTATCTCGACGTTGATCTTAGCGAGGGTGCCAAGCGTATTTGGAGCGATGTGCAAAAAAATCCGCATGAGCGGAATGAGGATCGTGATCTTGATAGTCTAGAAAAGGTAGAGCAAAGCAATGCGAGACGGATTAAGAGTTATGCGCTTCGATACAAGAAGTTCTACGGCATTGAGAATATTGATGACCCTAAGCACTACGATTATTATCTCGACACCACAGGTCTGAGCTTTGCTGAAGTGAAAGAAGCAGTCTTCCAGGCCATCCGACAGGCGAGTGGGGACAAGTCATAA
- a CDS encoding transposase, whose product MYLPEAVYFVTTVTKFREPFFLDNSLARLFIEQLYIAKKLKEFKLYAYVIMPDHVHILIEPGVRYSISKSMFTIKKQFAHEANRMLGWNDKRIINFSSAGEQTFVRLREFVNLHHPSYGQKFHWQKSFHDHVIRDQRDFNHHVNYLHLNPVKDGLVKKPEDWPYSCYDAFLKGDLL is encoded by the coding sequence ATATATCTTCCCGAGGCAGTTTATTTTGTTACTACAGTAACAAAATTCCGTGAACCTTTCTTTTTAGATAACTCCCTTGCTCGATTATTTATTGAGCAGTTATATATTGCGAAGAAGCTAAAAGAATTCAAATTATACGCTTATGTAATAATGCCAGATCATGTACATATTTTGATTGAGCCAGGAGTACGCTATTCAATTTCAAAAAGTATGTTTACGATAAAGAAGCAATTCGCACATGAGGCTAACCGTATGCTGGGTTGGAATGACAAGAGAATAATAAATTTCTCCTCCGCAGGCGAACAAACGTTTGTTCGCCTGCGGGAGTTTGTAAATTTACATCATCCTAGCTATGGGCAGAAATTTCATTGGCAAAAATCCTTCCATGATCACGTCATCCGTGACCAAAGGGATTTCAATCACCACGTGAATTATCTACACCTCAACCCGGTGAAAGATGGATTGGTGAAGAAACCCGAAGACTGGCCTTATTCATGCTATGACGCTTTTTTGAAAGGCGATTTACTTTGA
- a CDS encoding HU family DNA-binding protein, producing MNKAELSEQIAQKVGLSKKQVEEVLDAFEGITIETLQKNDEVTLTGFGTFSARVREARGGVNPQNPSERIQIPTVTVPKFKAGKNLKDSLKQATHAHPSLDDVQDESHTPAAPQPSNEAVESGEITPPTPPSV from the coding sequence ATGAACAAAGCAGAATTGTCAGAACAAATCGCCCAAAAAGTCGGCCTGTCAAAAAAACAGGTGGAGGAAGTACTTGATGCATTTGAAGGTATTACGATTGAAACGCTGCAAAAAAATGACGAAGTTACCTTAACTGGCTTTGGCACCTTTAGCGCTCGTGTACGCGAAGCACGAGGTGGCGTGAATCCACAAAACCCTTCTGAGCGTATTCAAATCCCAACAGTCACCGTGCCAAAATTCAAGGCAGGAAAGAATCTAAAAGATTCATTGAAACAAGCAACGCATGCACATCCATCATTAGATGATGTGCAAGATGAGTCACATACACCTGCAGCACCTCAGCCAAGCAATGAAGCTGTCGAAAGTGGCGAGATTACTCCCCCAACGCCGCCGTCAGTCTAA
- a CDS encoding YmdB family metallophosphoesterase, translated as MPAKKATPENLITILAFGDVVAKIGRRALAKVMPELKERFQPDFMLANVENLAHGKGVTRSTLNELTALGIDCFTSGNHIWKKPEVFTIMQDDSVPLIRPANYPATSPGLGARLFPIGAKQLLVINVQGQAFMQEQVSDPLRTVDEILQQHAREKNIAGTIVDFHGEVTSEKAAIGWYLNGRVSAVLGTHTHVPTADAWIMPGGTAFISDLGMSGARDSVIGVDKDVIIQRMLTQMPGEHTFPEHGPAVVDATVLRIDPSTGKAVHIEHVRSHTEV; from the coding sequence ATGCCCGCTAAGAAGGCCACACCTGAGAATCTCATCACCATACTCGCCTTTGGCGATGTGGTGGCAAAGATTGGCCGTCGAGCGCTGGCAAAAGTCATGCCTGAATTAAAGGAACGCTTCCAGCCTGATTTCATGCTGGCAAATGTTGAGAATCTGGCGCACGGTAAAGGCGTCACTCGCTCTACCTTAAATGAGTTAACTGCCCTAGGTATTGATTGCTTCACCTCGGGTAATCACATCTGGAAGAAGCCTGAGGTTTTCACCATCATGCAAGATGACAGCGTACCGCTCATACGTCCGGCAAATTATCCAGCCACTTCTCCTGGTCTAGGTGCTCGCCTCTTCCCAATTGGTGCTAAGCAACTCCTCGTGATTAATGTACAAGGACAAGCCTTCATGCAAGAGCAGGTGAGCGATCCTTTACGCACTGTTGATGAAATCTTACAGCAGCATGCAAGGGAAAAAAATATAGCCGGCACTATCGTCGACTTTCACGGAGAGGTTACGAGCGAAAAAGCTGCTATTGGGTGGTATCTCAATGGACGAGTCAGCGCGGTGCTAGGAACCCACACACACGTACCGACGGCTGATGCTTGGATTATGCCTGGTGGTACTGCTTTTATCTCCGACCTTGGTATGAGCGGAGCGCGCGATTCTGTTATTGGCGTTGATAAAGATGTTATTATTCAAAGGATGCTCACACAAATGCCTGGAGAACACACCTTCCCTGAGCATGGTCCAGCGGTTGTGGACGCAACCGTACTGCGAATTGATCCGAGTACAGGTAAGGCAGTACACATAGAGCATGTCCGCAGTCACACCGAAGTATAA
- the rny gene encoding ribonuclease Y — translation MIDNLIWILLLIVGIPGGIVAGYYLRKTWASKEAESADAKATLILEEAKTKQRELLVEAKDRAIKLLDEAKREENTRRQELQQSQQRLERREATFDQKLLDIENRQSELTKKAEQIKTLREELTQIRGKQIEKLEKIAELTKDEGREVLLRNLEDNMKEDLLLRIRKLQNISQESWEREAKQILSTVLQRVASSHVAETTTTVLNLPSDEMKGRIIGREGRNIKTIEQLTGVEIIVDETPESIVISGFNPIRRHVAKRALEKLIQDGRIHPSKIEDAVEQAKKDLANDIQKAGEEAAYEVGVAGLDPKLIQLLGRLKYRTSYGQNVLRHSIEVSLLAGVLAAELGANVSFAKKGGLLHDIGKALDHEIQGTHMQIGYDIMKKFGLPEEVAYIAHAHHEDNPQTLEGAIVKVADAISGARPGARKDTYEQYVTRLQELEDVVTSFDGVEKAFAIQAGREVRIFVNPDKIDDYGATQLARNIAKKIETDLNYPGEIKVNMLREKRIITYAR, via the coding sequence ATGATCGACAATCTTATTTGGATTTTACTCCTGATCGTTGGCATACCAGGAGGAATTGTTGCAGGCTATTACCTGCGAAAAACATGGGCCAGTAAAGAAGCTGAGTCGGCAGATGCCAAGGCCACTCTGATTCTCGAAGAAGCAAAGACCAAACAGCGCGAGCTCCTGGTCGAAGCAAAAGACCGAGCTATTAAGCTCTTAGACGAAGCGAAGCGTGAAGAAAACACGCGACGTCAGGAACTGCAGCAATCGCAACAGCGCTTAGAACGACGCGAGGCAACTTTTGATCAAAAGTTGCTTGATATTGAGAATCGACAAAGTGAACTTACGAAGAAGGCTGAACAAATCAAAACGCTTCGAGAAGAGTTGACGCAAATTCGCGGCAAGCAAATTGAGAAGCTGGAAAAAATCGCTGAGCTTACAAAGGATGAAGGACGCGAAGTACTGCTTCGCAATCTTGAAGACAATATGAAAGAGGATCTCCTCCTCCGTATTCGCAAACTGCAGAACATTAGTCAGGAATCCTGGGAGCGAGAAGCTAAGCAAATCCTCAGCACGGTGCTACAGCGTGTTGCGTCTTCACACGTAGCTGAAACGACCACGACGGTGCTTAACCTACCAAGCGATGAAATGAAAGGCCGCATCATCGGTCGAGAAGGTCGCAACATTAAAACGATTGAACAATTAACTGGAGTGGAAATTATTGTTGACGAAACTCCTGAGTCAATTGTGATCTCCGGCTTCAATCCTATCCGACGACATGTTGCCAAGCGAGCATTAGAGAAGCTTATCCAGGATGGTCGTATTCATCCGAGTAAGATCGAAGATGCAGTCGAACAAGCAAAGAAGGATCTGGCAAATGATATTCAAAAAGCTGGTGAAGAAGCTGCCTATGAAGTTGGCGTGGCCGGCCTTGATCCAAAACTCATCCAATTGCTTGGCCGTTTAAAATACCGCACGAGCTACGGACAAAATGTGCTCCGACACTCTATTGAGGTTTCCCTCTTAGCTGGAGTTTTGGCAGCTGAGCTCGGCGCCAATGTCAGCTTTGCCAAAAAAGGTGGTTTGCTTCACGACATTGGTAAGGCCCTCGACCATGAAATCCAAGGCACGCACATGCAGATTGGATATGACATCATGAAGAAATTCGGCCTGCCAGAAGAGGTGGCCTATATTGCTCATGCTCACCATGAAGACAATCCACAGACCCTCGAGGGTGCGATTGTAAAAGTGGCTGATGCAATCTCGGGTGCTCGTCCAGGTGCTCGTAAAGACACCTATGAACAATATGTCACCCGCTTGCAAGAGCTTGAAGATGTGGTTACGTCCTTTGATGGTGTAGAAAAAGCTTTTGCTATCCAGGCTGGCCGTGAAGTGCGCATCTTTGTGAATCCGGATAAAATTGACGACTATGGTGCGACGCAGCTTGCCCGTAATATTGCGAAGAAGATTGAAACCGATCTGAACTACCCGGGCGAAATCAAAGTCAATATGCTTCGTGAAAAGCGCATCATCACCTATGCCCGCTAA